From Staphylococcus delphini, one genomic window encodes:
- a CDS encoding transglycosylase domain-containing protein, with protein sequence MTEKKGTSKQTKKKSGQKKNKNIKRMIIKVLSFLVLAFVILALLSVLLFAYYAWKAPAFNESKLQDPSPAKIYDKDDELVKTLDNGARREHVDLKDVPDTMKDAVLATEDNRFYDHGALDYKRLFGAVLKNITGGFGSQGASTLTQQVVKRTFLTDQKSIERKAQEAYLSYRLEQEYSKDEIFQMYLNKIYYSDGVYGIKAAARYYFDKDLKDLNLAESAYLAGLPQVPNTYNIYDHPEEAEKRKDTVLYLMAYHHRISEKEKKEAQDTPITENLVQRTAEDRQIKPDDDSEQYNSYVNFVKQELMNNPEFKGQNLSDILNSGIKIYTYMDKDAQNSLQNRIDNGGYYKNEDQMVGSTIVDSQTGALVAISGGRNYKDVVERNQATDAHPTGSTLKPFLAYGPAIDNMQWATNHSIQDESAYNINGATFRNYDQQSHGTVSIYDALRQSFNIPALKTWQQVKSQAGNNAPTDFAKKVGLEYENTDIGPSEVLGGSSSEFSPTQLASAYASFANGGTYNKAHSIKKVVEANGNTIEFDFTSHKAMNDYTAYMITEILKGTFEAYGSAYGNKVDGVNMAAKTGTGTYGAETYQQYNLPDSAAKDVWISGFTPKYTMSVWMGFSEVKQYGQNSFVGSSEQKYPQLLFKDVMSDISPRDGSDFTRPDSVAGSGKSLYVAKSPDGNTTSNFTESSNGTNIGSRSNNNRNGNNGQNLSNANNNSQQGNNNNSNNNGNGIFGNLFGR encoded by the coding sequence ATGACGGAAAAGAAAGGGACTTCTAAGCAAACGAAAAAGAAGTCCGGTCAAAAAAAGAATAAGAACATCAAGCGTATGATCATTAAAGTGTTGAGCTTTTTAGTATTAGCATTTGTCATCTTAGCACTCTTATCTGTATTGCTTTTCGCATATTATGCCTGGAAAGCACCGGCATTTAACGAGTCTAAACTCCAAGATCCAAGTCCAGCAAAAATTTACGATAAAGATGATGAATTAGTTAAGACGCTTGATAATGGTGCAAGACGAGAACATGTGGATTTAAAAGATGTTCCCGATACGATGAAAGATGCAGTACTTGCAACTGAAGACAACCGTTTTTATGATCACGGTGCACTCGATTACAAACGTTTATTCGGTGCCGTATTGAAAAATATTACGGGCGGCTTTGGTTCACAAGGTGCTTCGACGCTAACACAACAAGTGGTTAAACGTACGTTTTTAACAGACCAAAAGTCGATTGAACGTAAAGCGCAAGAAGCCTACTTATCTTATCGTTTAGAACAGGAATATTCTAAAGATGAAATTTTCCAAATGTATCTCAACAAAATTTACTACTCTGATGGTGTGTATGGGATTAAGGCTGCAGCAAGATACTACTTCGATAAAGATTTAAAAGATTTGAACTTAGCTGAATCGGCGTATCTCGCAGGTCTGCCGCAAGTTCCTAACACTTATAACATTTATGACCATCCAGAAGAAGCTGAAAAACGTAAAGATACAGTATTGTACTTGATGGCATATCATCATCGCATTTCTGAAAAAGAGAAAAAAGAAGCGCAAGATACGCCAATCACTGAGAATCTCGTGCAACGTACAGCAGAAGATAGACAAATTAAACCAGACGATGATTCAGAACAATACAATTCTTATGTGAACTTTGTGAAGCAAGAGTTGATGAACAATCCTGAATTTAAAGGACAAAATTTATCTGACATTCTTAACAGTGGTATTAAAATTTACACTTACATGGATAAAGATGCTCAAAACAGCTTACAAAATCGTATTGATAATGGTGGTTATTATAAAAATGAAGATCAGATGGTGGGTTCAACAATCGTGGACAGCCAAACTGGTGCTTTAGTTGCCATTTCAGGTGGTCGTAACTATAAAGATGTCGTTGAGCGTAACCAAGCGACTGACGCACATCCAACTGGTTCGACATTGAAGCCATTCTTAGCTTATGGTCCAGCAATTGACAACATGCAATGGGCAACCAACCACTCTATTCAAGACGAATCAGCATACAATATTAATGGTGCAACCTTTAGAAACTATGACCAACAAAGCCATGGTACGGTATCCATTTATGATGCATTACGTCAAAGTTTTAACATTCCAGCATTGAAAACATGGCAACAAGTCAAATCTCAAGCTGGTAACAATGCACCGACAGATTTTGCGAAAAAAGTTGGTTTAGAGTATGAAAATACAGATATTGGACCTTCAGAAGTATTAGGTGGTTCATCTTCTGAATTCTCACCTACGCAACTTGCTTCAGCCTATGCATCATTTGCAAATGGTGGTACGTACAACAAAGCACATTCAATTAAAAAAGTTGTAGAAGCAAATGGCAATACAATTGAATTCGATTTTACGAGCCATAAAGCAATGAATGACTACACAGCTTATATGATTACTGAGATTTTAAAAGGTACATTTGAAGCATACGGTTCTGCTTATGGCAACAAAGTCGATGGTGTGAATATGGCTGCTAAAACAGGTACAGGTACGTATGGTGCAGAAACATATCAACAGTACAATTTACCTGATTCAGCTGCTAAAGACGTATGGATCTCAGGCTTCACACCGAAATATACTATGTCTGTATGGATGGGCTTTAGTGAAGTGAAACAATACGGTCAAAACTCATTCGTCGGCAGTAGTGAACAAAAATATCCGCAATTACTCTTTAAAGATGTAATGAGCGATATTAGTCCACGTGACGGTTCGGACTTTACACGTCCAGACTCTGTTGCAGGTAGCGGTAAGAGCCTGTATGTTGCAAAGTCACCTGATGGCAATACAACAAGTAACTTTACTGAATCAAGTAATGGGACAAACATTGGTTCACGTTCTAACAACAACAGAAATGGCAACAACGGTCAGAATTTGAGCAATGCCAATAACAATTCACAACAAGGTAACAACAATAACAGCAATAATAACGGTAATGGTATTTTCGGCAACTTATTCGGTCGTTAA
- the recU gene encoding Holliday junction resolvase RecU — translation MNYPNGKPFKPSQTQDGSTRTNKSSKIKYGGRGMTLENDIESSNQYYLKTERAVIHKKPTPVQIVHVNYPKRSQAVIKEAYFRTPSTTDYNGVYKGYYIDFEAKETKNKTSFPLQNIHAHQVEHMKQAVAHGGIVFLLLRFKGINEVYLLPFKRFFPFWERFLKNGKKSIKVEEIQENGYYIPYQYQPRLDYLSAVDKLILDESEDRL, via the coding sequence ATGAATTATCCAAACGGTAAGCCTTTTAAGCCGAGTCAGACTCAAGACGGAAGTACGAGGACAAACAAATCGAGTAAAATTAAATACGGTGGGCGCGGCATGACATTGGAAAATGATATTGAAAGTTCCAACCAATATTATTTGAAGACAGAACGCGCTGTGATTCATAAGAAACCAACACCTGTGCAAATTGTCCATGTGAATTATCCAAAACGCAGTCAAGCTGTAATTAAAGAGGCTTATTTTCGAACGCCTTCAACTACTGATTATAATGGTGTTTATAAGGGCTATTACATTGATTTTGAGGCAAAGGAAACGAAAAACAAAACATCTTTTCCGTTACAAAACATCCATGCGCATCAAGTTGAACATATGAAACAAGCAGTGGCTCATGGAGGAATTGTTTTTTTGCTACTCCGCTTTAAAGGAATCAATGAAGTTTATCTCTTGCCGTTTAAGCGATTTTTTCCGTTTTGGGAGCGCTTCTTAAAAAATGGAAAAAAATCAATTAAGGTTGAAGAAATTCAAGAAAATGGTTACTATATTCCTTATCAGTATCAACCAAGATTAGATTACCTCAGTGCAGTTGATAAGTTGATATTAGATGAAAGTGAGGACCGCTTATGA
- a CDS encoding DUF1798 family protein translates to MQIVIQQLIHDLATISQRYEAARSGKQYDFYKEAQPFVQQVDAHLQTLQHYQDTISKQKYFNARKLQRMSSLMAELAVACHQFTTSKKLFLDQFKAVRHDLNYLSQLERDEHV, encoded by the coding sequence ATGCAAATTGTCATACAACAGTTGATCCACGATTTAGCAACGATTTCACAACGTTATGAAGCAGCTCGATCAGGGAAACAATATGATTTTTATAAAGAAGCGCAACCGTTCGTCCAACAAGTTGATGCCCACTTGCAAACATTACAGCACTATCAAGACACCATTTCAAAACAAAAATATTTCAACGCACGAAAATTACAACGCATGTCATCTTTAATGGCAGAACTGGCCGTCGCATGCCATCAATTCACAACGAGCAAAAAATTATTTTTAGATCAATTTAAAGCCGTACGACATGATCTGAACTACTTATCACAATTGGAGCGTGACGAACATGTTTAA
- a CDS encoding DUF1273 domain-containing protein, protein MFKTMYLTGYKSYELQIFNDQAPEVTYLKKFITQKLIQYIEEGLEWVLIQGQLGIELWGAECVIALKEDYPELKLGVITPFLEHTSKWNEQNQLKYQQVIEMSDYVNSVHQHTYEGPFQFQQADQFMLDHTDITVLIYDEEQPASSQFFKKKLVDFVEKTNYTCDIVTFDEITNFINDLQWSEEI, encoded by the coding sequence ATGTTTAAGACCATGTATTTGACGGGTTACAAGTCTTATGAACTGCAAATATTCAATGATCAAGCACCTGAAGTGACCTATTTAAAAAAATTTATAACGCAAAAATTAATTCAGTATATAGAGGAAGGTTTAGAATGGGTGTTAATCCAAGGGCAATTGGGTATTGAATTATGGGGTGCCGAATGTGTCATTGCGTTGAAAGAAGATTACCCCGAGCTCAAATTAGGCGTCATTACACCATTTTTAGAACATACATCTAAATGGAATGAACAAAATCAGCTCAAATATCAGCAGGTGATCGAAATGAGTGATTATGTCAACAGTGTGCATCAGCATACATACGAAGGACCGTTTCAGTTTCAACAAGCGGATCAATTTATGTTGGACCATACAGATATCACTGTATTAATCTATGATGAAGAACAACCCGCAAGTTCACAATTTTTCAAAAAGAAGTTAGTTGATTTTGTTGAAAAAACAAACTATACTTGTGATATTGTGACGTTTGACGAAATTACGAACTTTATCAATGATTTACAATGGTCCGAAGAAATTTAA
- the gpsB gene encoding cell division regulator GpsB has product MSDVSLKLSAKDIYEKDFEKTMVRGYRPQEVDAFLDDIIADYQKMSDLNNEVIKLSEENHKLKKEIEDLRIRVASSRPQDNKSFSNQSSNQNNNVDILKRISNLEKAVFGK; this is encoded by the coding sequence ATGTCAGATGTTTCGTTAAAATTATCAGCAAAAGACATTTACGAAAAAGACTTTGAAAAGACAATGGTTCGTGGCTATCGTCCCCAAGAAGTGGATGCTTTTTTAGACGATATTATTGCGGATTATCAAAAAATGTCAGACTTAAATAATGAAGTCATCAAATTATCAGAAGAAAATCACAAATTAAAAAAAGAGATTGAAGATTTACGTATTCGTGTTGCCTCTAGTCGACCACAAGATAATAAGAGTTTCTCAAATCAAAGTTCAAACCAAAATAATAATGTAGATATTTTAAAACGAATTTCTAACCTTGAAAAAGCAGTCTTTGGAAAATAG
- a CDS encoding THUMP domain-containing class I SAM-dependent RNA methyltransferase produces MYQLLAVCPMGLESIVAKEVQDLGYDTRVENGRIYFEGDASAIVKANLWLRTADRVKLIVGQFEAVTFDSLFEQTKNLPWEQLIPADGQFPVQGRSLKSKLFSVPDVQAITKKAIVERLKNAHQVSGWLDESGAKYPVEVAILKDKVLLTIDTSGSGLNKRGYRLAQGEAPIKETLAASLVKLANWTGDTPLIDPFCGSGTIAIEACLIAQNIAPGFNRSFISEQWDIIPEGLYDQKRAEADELADYDKEIEIYASDIDPEMVEIAQRNADEVGIGDIIRFEVKDVNTLTIDHDGPIGLIGNPPYGERIGDRAEVEAMYRNLGILMQNHPNLSLYIMTSNKEFEYLANRKATKRRKLFNGYIETTYYQYWANKKA; encoded by the coding sequence GTGTATCAACTATTAGCAGTTTGTCCGATGGGGCTTGAATCAATCGTCGCGAAAGAAGTCCAAGATTTAGGCTACGACACACGCGTAGAAAATGGACGCATTTATTTTGAAGGAGACGCATCTGCCATCGTTAAAGCCAATTTATGGTTACGTACTGCAGACCGTGTCAAACTTATCGTAGGACAATTTGAAGCCGTAACTTTTGATTCATTATTCGAACAAACGAAAAATTTACCTTGGGAACAGCTCATCCCAGCTGATGGTCAATTCCCAGTGCAAGGACGTAGTTTAAAATCAAAACTATTTAGTGTTCCTGATGTGCAGGCGATTACTAAAAAAGCAATTGTCGAACGATTGAAAAATGCGCATCAAGTGTCAGGTTGGTTGGATGAATCAGGCGCAAAATATCCTGTTGAAGTCGCTATTTTAAAAGATAAAGTCTTGTTAACGATTGATACATCCGGCTCTGGTTTGAATAAACGTGGTTACCGTTTGGCACAAGGTGAGGCACCAATCAAGGAAACACTCGCTGCAAGTTTAGTTAAATTAGCCAATTGGACGGGTGATACACCGCTTATCGATCCATTTTGTGGTTCTGGAACAATTGCGATTGAAGCTTGTTTAATTGCGCAAAATATCGCACCCGGGTTTAATCGTTCATTTATTTCAGAACAATGGGATATCATTCCGGAAGGGCTGTATGACCAAAAACGTGCGGAAGCTGATGAACTCGCCGATTATGACAAAGAAATCGAAATTTATGCTTCTGATATTGATCCTGAAATGGTTGAAATTGCACAACGCAATGCTGATGAAGTCGGTATCGGTGATATTATCCGCTTCGAAGTCAAAGATGTGAACACCCTTACTATTGATCACGACGGTCCAATTGGCTTAATCGGTAACCCGCCGTATGGTGAACGTATCGGGGACCGTGCAGAAGTTGAAGCAATGTACCGCAATCTCGGCATTCTCATGCAAAATCACCCAAATTTGTCACTTTACATTATGACAAGTAACAAAGAATTTGAATATCTCGCAAATCGCAAAGCTACAAAGCGTCGTAAGTTGTTTAACGGCTATATTGAAACAACTTATTACCAATACTGGGCCAATAAAAAAGCTTAA
- the rarD gene encoding EamA family transporter RarD, which yields MYQDNEFKKGILFALLAYVMWGTLPLYWSLIHDVDPIETLMYRIVLSLIFMLILLPIIGRWQQFAQDMAQLKAKPFKLLIIILAGYIVTVNWGTFIYAIDAGFVLQTSLGYYINPLVSILLSMIFFKERFNRLEWVAILFAVLGVVYMTFKVGEFPYISLILAFSFGIYGLLKKLVPMPALSSISIESLATAPMAIIYLIIVGQTADLSIGWNMSTFWLLFSGAVTALPLLSFSEGAIRIPLSLMGFIQYVGPTLIFILGIFVFKEPFNVDQFITFCFIWGGIVIYVISQIIKIKKRPQPLQYQN from the coding sequence TTGTATCAAGATAATGAATTTAAAAAAGGCATTCTTTTCGCTTTATTGGCTTATGTGATGTGGGGCACATTGCCGTTATATTGGTCACTCATTCACGATGTCGATCCGATTGAAACGCTAATGTATCGTATCGTTTTATCACTCATTTTTATGCTGATTCTTTTACCCATCATTGGACGATGGCAGCAATTTGCTCAAGATATGGCGCAACTGAAAGCGAAACCGTTCAAACTATTGATTATCATTTTAGCGGGCTATATCGTCACAGTGAACTGGGGCACGTTTATTTATGCGATTGATGCTGGTTTTGTATTACAAACGAGTTTAGGGTATTATATCAATCCACTCGTCAGCATTTTACTGTCCATGATATTTTTTAAAGAACGTTTCAATCGTCTCGAATGGGTGGCGATTCTCTTTGCTGTACTTGGTGTCGTTTATATGACTTTTAAAGTAGGCGAATTTCCATACATTTCGTTAATTTTAGCCTTTTCATTTGGTATTTACGGTTTACTGAAAAAACTCGTTCCGATGCCAGCGTTGAGTAGCATTAGCATTGAGTCACTTGCGACAGCACCCATGGCGATTATTTATTTAATTATCGTTGGACAAACAGCTGATTTAAGTATCGGATGGAATATGTCGACGTTTTGGTTGCTCTTTTCAGGTGCTGTTACGGCATTACCGTTACTCTCATTTTCAGAAGGGGCGATTCGTATCCCGTTATCATTAATGGGCTTTATACAATACGTAGGGCCGACGCTCATTTTTATACTTGGGATTTTTGTGTTTAAAGAACCCTTTAATGTCGACCAATTTATCACGTTTTGCTTTATTTGGGGCGGTATCGTAATTTATGTTATTTCTCAAATCATCAAAATTAAAAAGCGCCCACAACCATTGCAATACCAAAATTAA
- a CDS encoding dynamin family protein produces MQNQEQLDILYKLKKEVEKSDHTAFIHTINQMIKKVYLNHYTMTFVGHFSAGKSTVINRLIGQDILPSSPVPTTSNTALVTIADAPGITANIEGQKYTQLTSYDDVKQMNRENFQVESIDIRIQSDVFQNGFTFQDTPGVDSNVQSHSMQTEQFLYTSNIVFYTVDYNHVQSALNFQFMKRLNRAGIPVVFVINQIDKHDENELTFQTFQNRVEQSVREWDIDLLDTFYITKFEHPQNQFDALRAFIMEQDQHREAVKDYVARMKQFIHQHQLDYLQHEMDEILEQLNIKATQFDQAYQSHQQNEMISEEAQLLNDAGALKHYLKDKRRSIIDNAYIMTHDMRETIRYYLESMTKDFKAGGLFNKKKKTEEERQTRLNQLMTDLQSKVEHQIIKPMQEDLSFLTRFINDTDLNQRILNQKLTLPTSIVTELYQIQIQITNQYVLTFSNDVMKAIKQYILKELEPLDDTIIDNVHVEEHLVDKSNDSSAYTRYIELRNLSQSLKTENYRHYYIHMEDSLDRLIDRTEIQYQVKSNGDHEKDVQQQVDAVTAQKTPINDAKIVQALDIVKNIPLFKSSVKNIEETRERMQHQIVKIGVFGTFSAGKSSLINALLGDSYLTSSPNPTTAATTEIGYGDTHHVTFKTPDMLLQEINDVFELEGQQFDCIEAFLEANTDKLKGRIDKSRLAFIHAIEKNYALYQSYIAKGLKHEIQAADVQKWSAEDEYATFVQTVHLRLPLDWLKDKMIVDSLGLHSNNQRHTNETEKILTTSDLILYVSYFNHAFTDNDKAFIEHMKNMNQLKEHQAFKMVINATDLAENEADKRAVCDYVADALMQVQMQPEIFAVSSRAALTEGDTGVQQLKASISQFSAVESKHILEAKIYDQLRYIGQSYTQMIEDHTSNAEKMQQVKQQLQHMRQKTIFNSQSLTAIRQKLINEIEDQMYHLNERLKIQLLDHVKAIYNTQMTNTTRFNEEKRQSTKAYLNQIHQKLYLEQTLMIERIKFFFNQAFQQEMAPKIKSFQQYHILLPDIETIEVAPIDQPFLTISLDAMVNALPKQLTKKNIMQPQVQKQIQTDIKDETVTSLQPRLADLRQALESMLDTLTTEAQQALEQIESQAQREIDNALAVEVDDALIAQLQAETPKLLTILNLKD; encoded by the coding sequence ATGCAGAATCAAGAACAACTGGATATTTTATATAAACTTAAAAAAGAAGTTGAAAAATCTGATCATACCGCTTTTATACATACAATTAACCAAATGATTAAAAAAGTGTATTTGAATCACTACACCATGACTTTTGTCGGCCACTTTTCAGCGGGTAAATCGACGGTCATTAATCGTCTTATCGGCCAAGACATTTTACCAAGTTCACCCGTTCCGACAACAAGTAATACCGCATTAGTAACGATTGCTGATGCACCTGGGATTACAGCGAACATTGAAGGTCAAAAGTATACACAATTGACTTCTTATGATGATGTCAAACAAATGAACCGCGAAAATTTTCAAGTTGAGTCCATCGACATTCGTATTCAAAGTGATGTATTTCAAAACGGCTTTACATTCCAAGATACACCTGGTGTCGATTCCAATGTACAATCACACAGTATGCAAACGGAGCAATTTCTGTATACGAGTAATATCGTTTTCTATACGGTCGATTATAACCATGTACAATCCGCGCTGAACTTTCAATTTATGAAGCGTCTGAATCGTGCAGGCATCCCTGTTGTTTTCGTCATTAACCAAATTGATAAACATGACGAGAATGAGCTCACATTCCAAACATTTCAAAATCGTGTGGAACAATCTGTGCGTGAGTGGGATATTGATTTACTCGACACATTTTATATAACAAAGTTTGAACATCCACAAAACCAATTCGATGCGTTGCGCGCCTTTATTATGGAACAAGATCAGCACCGTGAAGCTGTGAAAGACTATGTCGCACGTATGAAACAATTTATTCATCAACATCAATTGGACTATTTACAACATGAAATGGATGAAATTTTAGAACAGCTTAACATTAAAGCGACACAATTCGATCAAGCGTATCAATCACATCAACAAAATGAAATGATCAGTGAGGAAGCACAATTGTTGAATGATGCAGGAGCGTTGAAACATTATTTGAAAGATAAACGTCGCTCCATTATCGATAATGCGTATATTATGACTCATGACATGCGTGAAACGATTCGTTATTATTTGGAAAGTATGACGAAAGATTTTAAAGCGGGTGGCTTGTTTAATAAAAAGAAAAAGACAGAAGAAGAACGTCAAACACGCCTTAATCAATTAATGACAGACCTTCAAAGTAAAGTGGAACACCAAATCATTAAACCGATGCAAGAGGATTTGTCATTTCTCACACGTTTTATTAATGACACCGATTTGAATCAACGTATTTTAAATCAAAAACTGACATTACCGACATCTATTGTAACCGAGTTGTATCAAATACAAATTCAAATAACGAATCAATATGTGTTAACTTTCTCAAATGATGTCATGAAAGCAATCAAGCAATATATTTTAAAAGAACTCGAACCGCTTGATGATACGATTATTGACAATGTCCACGTAGAAGAGCACTTAGTCGATAAGTCAAATGATAGTTCGGCGTATACACGTTATATAGAACTGCGTAACTTGTCTCAGTCGTTAAAGACGGAAAATTATCGTCATTATTATATTCATATGGAAGATTCACTTGACCGTTTAATCGATCGCACAGAAATTCAATATCAAGTGAAATCAAATGGAGATCATGAAAAAGACGTGCAACAACAAGTGGACGCTGTCACTGCTCAGAAAACCCCGATTAACGATGCAAAAATTGTTCAAGCATTAGACATTGTCAAAAATATACCATTGTTTAAATCAAGTGTGAAAAACATTGAGGAAACACGAGAAAGAATGCAACATCAAATCGTTAAAATAGGTGTTTTTGGGACATTCAGTGCTGGTAAAAGTAGCTTGATTAATGCGTTGTTAGGGGACAGTTATTTGACGAGTTCACCTAACCCGACGACAGCTGCAACTACTGAGATTGGTTATGGTGATACGCACCACGTTACGTTTAAAACGCCAGACATGTTGCTCCAAGAAATTAATGATGTGTTCGAACTTGAAGGACAACAATTTGACTGTATTGAAGCCTTTTTAGAAGCGAACACAGACAAGTTAAAAGGGCGTATCGACAAAAGCCGTCTTGCATTTATTCATGCGATTGAAAAGAATTATGCCCTGTATCAATCGTATATTGCAAAAGGGTTAAAACACGAAATTCAAGCTGCTGACGTACAAAAGTGGAGTGCTGAAGATGAATACGCGACTTTTGTCCAAACGGTGCATTTAAGATTGCCACTCGATTGGTTAAAAGACAAAATGATTGTGGACTCATTAGGGTTACATTCGAATAACCAACGTCATACGAACGAAACGGAAAAAATACTGACAACTTCAGATTTGATTTTATATGTGAGCTACTTTAATCACGCTTTTACCGACAATGATAAAGCGTTTATCGAACATATGAAAAATATGAATCAGTTAAAAGAACATCAGGCGTTCAAAATGGTCATTAATGCAACTGACTTAGCTGAAAATGAAGCTGATAAACGTGCTGTGTGTGACTACGTAGCCGATGCGTTAATGCAAGTACAAATGCAACCTGAAATTTTCGCTGTATCAAGTCGCGCTGCTTTAACTGAAGGGGACACCGGTGTGCAACAATTGAAAGCGAGTATTTCACAGTTTTCAGCAGTTGAATCCAAACATATTTTAGAAGCCAAAATATATGACCAGTTACGTTATATTGGGCAGTCTTATACACAAATGATTGAAGACCATACTTCAAATGCTGAAAAAATGCAGCAAGTTAAACAACAATTACAGCATATGCGTCAAAAAACGATTTTTAATTCGCAAAGCTTAACGGCAATTCGTCAAAAACTGATTAACGAAATAGAAGATCAAATGTATCACTTGAATGAGCGCTTAAAAATTCAATTATTAGATCATGTAAAGGCCATTTATAATACGCAAATGACGAATACAACACGTTTCAATGAGGAAAAACGACAATCGACAAAAGCGTATTTGAATCAAATCCATCAGAAGTTATATTTAGAACAAACTTTAATGATTGAGCGTATTAAATTTTTCTTTAACCAAGCGTTCCAACAAGAAATGGCACCGAAAATCAAATCGTTCCAGCAATATCACATCCTTTTGCCAGATATTGAAACGATAGAAGTTGCGCCTATAGACCAACCATTTTTAACGATTTCTTTAGATGCCATGGTCAACGCACTTCCGAAACAATTGACAAAGAAAAATATTATGCAGCCACAAGTACAAAAACAAATACAGACTGACATTAAAGATGAAACAGTGACATCACTGCAACCACGATTGGCTGATTTACGACAAGCGCTTGAAAGTATGCTCGATACATTAACAACAGAAGCCCAACAAGCGCTTGAACAGATTGAGTCACAAGCACAACGAGAAATCGATAATGCGTTAGCGGTGGAAGTAGATGATGCACTGATTGCTCAACTACAAGCAGAAACACCTAAATTATTAACAATATTGAATCTAAAGGACTGA